From one Gossypium hirsutum isolate 1008001.06 chromosome D08, Gossypium_hirsutum_v2.1, whole genome shotgun sequence genomic stretch:
- the LOC107914565 gene encoding mitochondrial Rho GTPase 2 isoform X5, with translation MPSRSAAGVRTGVRVVVAGDRGTGKSSLISAAASDAFPEYVPAVLPPTRLPSDFYPDGVPVTIVDTSSSMESRIKLIDELKRADAVVLTYACDQPMTLSRLSSFWLPELRKLEIKAPVIVVGCKLDLRDERQPMNLEQVMAPIMQQFREIETCIECSSATLIQVPDVFYYAQKAVLHPTAPLFDQEKQTLKPRCIRALKRIFMLCDHDMDGALSDAELNEFQVKCFNAPLQPAEIVGVKRVVQERIRGGVSDLGLTLEGFLFLHALFIEKGRLETTWAVLRKFGYNDELKLRDDILPVPTKHAPDQTVELTNEAIDFLRGIFRLYDSDNDGSLQPSEFDDIFVTAPESKTLEALTIYFYCFNLLIFVFFPWTVDPYVDAAERTPQGNLTINGFLSEWALMTTLDPSYCLANLICIGYGGDPTSALRVTRRRSVDRKKKQTEKNVFHCFVFGPKKSGKSALLNSFIGRTFSSNYTPTNDVRYVANAVEQIGGSQKTLILQEIPEDGVKKLLSNKECLAACDVAVFLYDSLWVEVEE, from the exons ATGCCTAGTAGATCAGCAGCTGGTGTACGAACCGGCGTGAGAGTCGTCGTTGCCGGCGATCGTGGCACCGGTAAATCCAGCCTCATCTCAGCTGCAGCTTCCGATGCTTTCCCCGAATATGTTCCGGCGGTTCTTCCCCCAACTCGACTCCCCTCTGACTTCTATCCCGATGGCGTCCCCGTTACCATTGTTGACACTTCCTCAAG CATGGAGAGCAGAATAAAGCTTATTGATGAGTTGAAGCGAGCTGATGCCGTGGTTTTAACATATGCTTGTGATCAGCCTATGACACTCAGTCGTCTGAGTAGCTTCTGGCTTCCCGAGCTTCGTAAATTAGAG ATCAAGGCGCCAGTGATTGTTGTTGGGTGTAAACTTGATTTACGAGATGAACGTCAGCCCATGAACTTGGAACAGGTCATGGCACCCATCATGCAGCAGTTCAGGGAGATCGAGACCTGTATAGAATGTTCCTCTGCTACTCTAATtcag GTCCCTGATGTATTCTATTATGCTCAAAAGGCAGTTTTGCATCCAACAGCTCCACTATTTGATCAagagaaacaaactctgaaaccTCGATGTATTAGGGCTTTGAAACGGATATTTATGCTTTGTGACCATGATATGGATGGAGCCCTTAGTGATGCAGAGTTGAATGAgtttcag GTTAAATGTTTTAATGCTCCATTACAACCTGCTGAGATTGTGGGTGTAAAGAGGGTGGTTCAAGAGAGGATAAGAGGAGGAGTAAGCGACCTTGGTCTAACTCTTGAAGGGTTCCTTTTTCTTCATGCTCTTTTTATAGAAAAAGGGCGTCTTGAGACAACTTGGGCTGTCTTGAGGAAGTTTGGATATAATGACGAGTTAAAGCTCAGGGATGATATTCTTCCAGTTCCAACCAAGCATGCCCCTGATCAG ACTGTGGAGCTGACAAATGAAGCTATCGACTTTTTGCGTGGGATCTTCCGATTGTATGACAGTGATAAT GATGGATCTTTGCAACCTTCTGAGTTTGATGATATCTTTGTAACTGCACCAGAAAG TAAAACACTTGAAGCCTTGACAATCTACTTCTACTGCTTTAATCTACTGATCTTCGTTTTCTT TCCATGGACTGTGGATCCTTATGTGGACGCTGCAGAGAGAACACCTCAAggaaatttaactattaatgggTTTTTGTCTGAG TGGGCCTTGATGACAACTCTGGATCCTTCATATTGTTTGGCTAACTTGATTTGCATTGGATATGGAGGTGATCCAACTTCAGCCCTTCGTGTTACTAGGAGAAGATCTGTAGATCGTAAGAAGAAGCAGACAGAAAAAAATGTTTTCCACTGCTTTGTTTTTGGTCCTAAAAAATCTGGGAAGTCTGCTTTGTTGAATTCATTTATAGGAAG GACTTTCTCAAGCAACTACACTCCAACAAATGATGTACGTTATGTAGCTAATGCTGTTGAACAGATTGGG GGTTCTCAGAAGACCCTTATTTTGCAAGAGATACCAGAAGATGGAGTTAAGAAATTGCTGTCCAATAAGGAATGTTTGGCTGCCTGTGATGTAGCTGTGTTTTTGTATGACAG CCTGTGGGTGGAAGTTGAAGAATAA
- the LOC107914565 gene encoding mitochondrial Rho GTPase 2 isoform X3, translated as MPSRSAAGVRTGVRVVVAGDRGTGKSSLISAAASDAFPEYVPAVLPPTRLPSDFYPDGVPVTIVDTSSSMESRIKLIDELKRADAVVLTYACDQPMTLSRLSSFWLPELRKLEIKAPVIVVGCKLDLRDERQPMNLEQVMAPIMQQFREIETCIECSSATLIQVPDVFYYAQKAVLHPTAPLFDQEKQTLKPRCIRALKRIFMLCDHDMDGALSDAELNEFQVKCFNAPLQPAEIVGVKRVVQERIRGGVSDLGLTLEGFLFLHALFIEKGRLETTWAVLRKFGYNDELKLRDDILPVPTKHAPDQTVELTNEAIDFLRGIFRLYDSDNDGSLQPSEFDDIFVTAPESPWTVDPYVDAAERTPQGNLTINGFLSEWALMTTLDPSYCLANLICIGYGGDPTSALRVTRRRSVDRKKKQTEKNVFHCFVFGPKKSGKSALLNSFIGRTFSSNYTPTNDVRYVANAVEQIGGSQKTLILQEIPEDGVKKLLSNKECLAACDVAVFLYDSSDEYSWKRSRELLLDVARRGEESGYGVPCLLIAAKDDLDPFPMSLQNSARVTQQLGMEAPIPVGVKLRDSKSVFSRIVSAAEHPHLSIPETEKGKKRKRYRRLVNSSLMFVSVTVGAAVAVVGLAAYRAYAARKNT; from the exons ATGCCTAGTAGATCAGCAGCTGGTGTACGAACCGGCGTGAGAGTCGTCGTTGCCGGCGATCGTGGCACCGGTAAATCCAGCCTCATCTCAGCTGCAGCTTCCGATGCTTTCCCCGAATATGTTCCGGCGGTTCTTCCCCCAACTCGACTCCCCTCTGACTTCTATCCCGATGGCGTCCCCGTTACCATTGTTGACACTTCCTCAAG CATGGAGAGCAGAATAAAGCTTATTGATGAGTTGAAGCGAGCTGATGCCGTGGTTTTAACATATGCTTGTGATCAGCCTATGACACTCAGTCGTCTGAGTAGCTTCTGGCTTCCCGAGCTTCGTAAATTAGAG ATCAAGGCGCCAGTGATTGTTGTTGGGTGTAAACTTGATTTACGAGATGAACGTCAGCCCATGAACTTGGAACAGGTCATGGCACCCATCATGCAGCAGTTCAGGGAGATCGAGACCTGTATAGAATGTTCCTCTGCTACTCTAATtcag GTCCCTGATGTATTCTATTATGCTCAAAAGGCAGTTTTGCATCCAACAGCTCCACTATTTGATCAagagaaacaaactctgaaaccTCGATGTATTAGGGCTTTGAAACGGATATTTATGCTTTGTGACCATGATATGGATGGAGCCCTTAGTGATGCAGAGTTGAATGAgtttcag GTTAAATGTTTTAATGCTCCATTACAACCTGCTGAGATTGTGGGTGTAAAGAGGGTGGTTCAAGAGAGGATAAGAGGAGGAGTAAGCGACCTTGGTCTAACTCTTGAAGGGTTCCTTTTTCTTCATGCTCTTTTTATAGAAAAAGGGCGTCTTGAGACAACTTGGGCTGTCTTGAGGAAGTTTGGATATAATGACGAGTTAAAGCTCAGGGATGATATTCTTCCAGTTCCAACCAAGCATGCCCCTGATCAG ACTGTGGAGCTGACAAATGAAGCTATCGACTTTTTGCGTGGGATCTTCCGATTGTATGACAGTGATAAT GATGGATCTTTGCAACCTTCTGAGTTTGATGATATCTTTGTAACTGCACCAGAAAG TCCATGGACTGTGGATCCTTATGTGGACGCTGCAGAGAGAACACCTCAAggaaatttaactattaatgggTTTTTGTCTGAG TGGGCCTTGATGACAACTCTGGATCCTTCATATTGTTTGGCTAACTTGATTTGCATTGGATATGGAGGTGATCCAACTTCAGCCCTTCGTGTTACTAGGAGAAGATCTGTAGATCGTAAGAAGAAGCAGACAGAAAAAAATGTTTTCCACTGCTTTGTTTTTGGTCCTAAAAAATCTGGGAAGTCTGCTTTGTTGAATTCATTTATAGGAAG GACTTTCTCAAGCAACTACACTCCAACAAATGATGTACGTTATGTAGCTAATGCTGTTGAACAGATTGGG GGTTCTCAGAAGACCCTTATTTTGCAAGAGATACCAGAAGATGGAGTTAAGAAATTGCTGTCCAATAAGGAATGTTTGGCTGCCTGTGATGTAGCTGTGTTTTTGTATGACAG TTCAGATGAATATTCATGGAAAAGATCTAGAGAATTGCTTCTGGATGTTGCTAGGCGAGGAGAGGAAAGTGGTTATGGAGTGCCTTGCCTACTCATTGCAGCAAAGGATGACTTGGACCCCTTTCCGATGTCTCTGCAAAACTCGGCTAGA GTTACTCAGCAGTTGGGAATGGAAGCTCCAATTCCTGTAGGTGTGAAATTAAGAGATTCCAAAAGTGTATTTTCTAGAATCGTAAGTGCAGCAGAACACCCTCATCTGAGCATTCCTGAGACCGAGAAAGGGAAGAAAAGAAAGCGATATCGCCGGCTTGTTAATAGCTCACTTATGTTTGTTTCAG TTACAGTGGGGGCTGCTGTTGCTGTGGTCGGACTAGCAGCTTATCGTGCCTATGCTGCAAGGAAGAATACTTGA
- the LOC107914565 gene encoding mitochondrial Rho GTPase 2 isoform X2: MPSRSAAGVRTGVRVVVAGDRGTGKSSLISAAASDAFPEYVPAVLPPTRLPSDFYPDGVPVTIVDTSSSMESRIKLIDELKRADAVVLTYACDQPMTLSRLSSFWLPELRKLEIKAPVIVVGCKLDLRDERQPMNLEQVMAPIMQQFREIETCIECSSATLIQVPDVFYYAQKAVLHPTAPLFDQEKQTLKPRCIRALKRIFMLCDHDMDGALSDAELNEFQVKCFNAPLQPAEIVGVKRVVQERIRGGVSDLGLTLEGFLFLHALFIEKGRLETTWAVLRKFGYNDELKLRDDILPVPTKHAPDQTVELTNEAIDFLRGIFRLYDSDNDGSLQPSEFDDIFVTAPESKTLEALTIYFYCFNLLIFVFFPWTVDPYVDAAERTPQGNLTINGFLSEWALMTTLDPSYCLANLICIGYGGDPTSALRVTRRRSVDRKKKQTEKNVFHCFVFGPKKSGKSALLNSFIGRTFSSNYTPTNDVRYVANAVEQIGGSQKTLILQEIPEDGVKKLLSNKECLAACDVAVFLYDSSDEYSWKRSRELLLDVARRGEESGYGVPCLLIAAKDDLDPFPMSLQNSARVTQQLGMEAPIPVGVKLRDSKSVFSRIVSAAEHPHLSIPETEKGKKRKRYRRLVNSSLMFVSVGAAVAVVGLAAYRAYAARKNT, from the exons ATGCCTAGTAGATCAGCAGCTGGTGTACGAACCGGCGTGAGAGTCGTCGTTGCCGGCGATCGTGGCACCGGTAAATCCAGCCTCATCTCAGCTGCAGCTTCCGATGCTTTCCCCGAATATGTTCCGGCGGTTCTTCCCCCAACTCGACTCCCCTCTGACTTCTATCCCGATGGCGTCCCCGTTACCATTGTTGACACTTCCTCAAG CATGGAGAGCAGAATAAAGCTTATTGATGAGTTGAAGCGAGCTGATGCCGTGGTTTTAACATATGCTTGTGATCAGCCTATGACACTCAGTCGTCTGAGTAGCTTCTGGCTTCCCGAGCTTCGTAAATTAGAG ATCAAGGCGCCAGTGATTGTTGTTGGGTGTAAACTTGATTTACGAGATGAACGTCAGCCCATGAACTTGGAACAGGTCATGGCACCCATCATGCAGCAGTTCAGGGAGATCGAGACCTGTATAGAATGTTCCTCTGCTACTCTAATtcag GTCCCTGATGTATTCTATTATGCTCAAAAGGCAGTTTTGCATCCAACAGCTCCACTATTTGATCAagagaaacaaactctgaaaccTCGATGTATTAGGGCTTTGAAACGGATATTTATGCTTTGTGACCATGATATGGATGGAGCCCTTAGTGATGCAGAGTTGAATGAgtttcag GTTAAATGTTTTAATGCTCCATTACAACCTGCTGAGATTGTGGGTGTAAAGAGGGTGGTTCAAGAGAGGATAAGAGGAGGAGTAAGCGACCTTGGTCTAACTCTTGAAGGGTTCCTTTTTCTTCATGCTCTTTTTATAGAAAAAGGGCGTCTTGAGACAACTTGGGCTGTCTTGAGGAAGTTTGGATATAATGACGAGTTAAAGCTCAGGGATGATATTCTTCCAGTTCCAACCAAGCATGCCCCTGATCAG ACTGTGGAGCTGACAAATGAAGCTATCGACTTTTTGCGTGGGATCTTCCGATTGTATGACAGTGATAAT GATGGATCTTTGCAACCTTCTGAGTTTGATGATATCTTTGTAACTGCACCAGAAAG TAAAACACTTGAAGCCTTGACAATCTACTTCTACTGCTTTAATCTACTGATCTTCGTTTTCTT TCCATGGACTGTGGATCCTTATGTGGACGCTGCAGAGAGAACACCTCAAggaaatttaactattaatgggTTTTTGTCTGAG TGGGCCTTGATGACAACTCTGGATCCTTCATATTGTTTGGCTAACTTGATTTGCATTGGATATGGAGGTGATCCAACTTCAGCCCTTCGTGTTACTAGGAGAAGATCTGTAGATCGTAAGAAGAAGCAGACAGAAAAAAATGTTTTCCACTGCTTTGTTTTTGGTCCTAAAAAATCTGGGAAGTCTGCTTTGTTGAATTCATTTATAGGAAG GACTTTCTCAAGCAACTACACTCCAACAAATGATGTACGTTATGTAGCTAATGCTGTTGAACAGATTGGG GGTTCTCAGAAGACCCTTATTTTGCAAGAGATACCAGAAGATGGAGTTAAGAAATTGCTGTCCAATAAGGAATGTTTGGCTGCCTGTGATGTAGCTGTGTTTTTGTATGACAG TTCAGATGAATATTCATGGAAAAGATCTAGAGAATTGCTTCTGGATGTTGCTAGGCGAGGAGAGGAAAGTGGTTATGGAGTGCCTTGCCTACTCATTGCAGCAAAGGATGACTTGGACCCCTTTCCGATGTCTCTGCAAAACTCGGCTAGA GTTACTCAGCAGTTGGGAATGGAAGCTCCAATTCCTGTAGGTGTGAAATTAAGAGATTCCAAAAGTGTATTTTCTAGAATCGTAAGTGCAGCAGAACACCCTCATCTGAGCATTCCTGAGACCGAGAAAGGGAAGAAAAGAAAGCGATATCGCCGGCTTGTTAATAGCTCACTTATGTTTGTTTCAG TGGGGGCTGCTGTTGCTGTGGTCGGACTAGCAGCTTATCGTGCCTATGCTGCAAGGAAGAATACTTGA
- the LOC107914565 gene encoding mitochondrial Rho GTPase 2 isoform X1: protein MPSRSAAGVRTGVRVVVAGDRGTGKSSLISAAASDAFPEYVPAVLPPTRLPSDFYPDGVPVTIVDTSSSMESRIKLIDELKRADAVVLTYACDQPMTLSRLSSFWLPELRKLEIKAPVIVVGCKLDLRDERQPMNLEQVMAPIMQQFREIETCIECSSATLIQVPDVFYYAQKAVLHPTAPLFDQEKQTLKPRCIRALKRIFMLCDHDMDGALSDAELNEFQVKCFNAPLQPAEIVGVKRVVQERIRGGVSDLGLTLEGFLFLHALFIEKGRLETTWAVLRKFGYNDELKLRDDILPVPTKHAPDQTVELTNEAIDFLRGIFRLYDSDNDGSLQPSEFDDIFVTAPESKTLEALTIYFYCFNLLIFVFFPWTVDPYVDAAERTPQGNLTINGFLSEWALMTTLDPSYCLANLICIGYGGDPTSALRVTRRRSVDRKKKQTEKNVFHCFVFGPKKSGKSALLNSFIGRTFSSNYTPTNDVRYVANAVEQIGGSQKTLILQEIPEDGVKKLLSNKECLAACDVAVFLYDSSDEYSWKRSRELLLDVARRGEESGYGVPCLLIAAKDDLDPFPMSLQNSARVTQQLGMEAPIPVGVKLRDSKSVFSRIVSAAEHPHLSIPETEKGKKRKRYRRLVNSSLMFVSVTVGAAVAVVGLAAYRAYAARKNT, encoded by the exons ATGCCTAGTAGATCAGCAGCTGGTGTACGAACCGGCGTGAGAGTCGTCGTTGCCGGCGATCGTGGCACCGGTAAATCCAGCCTCATCTCAGCTGCAGCTTCCGATGCTTTCCCCGAATATGTTCCGGCGGTTCTTCCCCCAACTCGACTCCCCTCTGACTTCTATCCCGATGGCGTCCCCGTTACCATTGTTGACACTTCCTCAAG CATGGAGAGCAGAATAAAGCTTATTGATGAGTTGAAGCGAGCTGATGCCGTGGTTTTAACATATGCTTGTGATCAGCCTATGACACTCAGTCGTCTGAGTAGCTTCTGGCTTCCCGAGCTTCGTAAATTAGAG ATCAAGGCGCCAGTGATTGTTGTTGGGTGTAAACTTGATTTACGAGATGAACGTCAGCCCATGAACTTGGAACAGGTCATGGCACCCATCATGCAGCAGTTCAGGGAGATCGAGACCTGTATAGAATGTTCCTCTGCTACTCTAATtcag GTCCCTGATGTATTCTATTATGCTCAAAAGGCAGTTTTGCATCCAACAGCTCCACTATTTGATCAagagaaacaaactctgaaaccTCGATGTATTAGGGCTTTGAAACGGATATTTATGCTTTGTGACCATGATATGGATGGAGCCCTTAGTGATGCAGAGTTGAATGAgtttcag GTTAAATGTTTTAATGCTCCATTACAACCTGCTGAGATTGTGGGTGTAAAGAGGGTGGTTCAAGAGAGGATAAGAGGAGGAGTAAGCGACCTTGGTCTAACTCTTGAAGGGTTCCTTTTTCTTCATGCTCTTTTTATAGAAAAAGGGCGTCTTGAGACAACTTGGGCTGTCTTGAGGAAGTTTGGATATAATGACGAGTTAAAGCTCAGGGATGATATTCTTCCAGTTCCAACCAAGCATGCCCCTGATCAG ACTGTGGAGCTGACAAATGAAGCTATCGACTTTTTGCGTGGGATCTTCCGATTGTATGACAGTGATAAT GATGGATCTTTGCAACCTTCTGAGTTTGATGATATCTTTGTAACTGCACCAGAAAG TAAAACACTTGAAGCCTTGACAATCTACTTCTACTGCTTTAATCTACTGATCTTCGTTTTCTT TCCATGGACTGTGGATCCTTATGTGGACGCTGCAGAGAGAACACCTCAAggaaatttaactattaatgggTTTTTGTCTGAG TGGGCCTTGATGACAACTCTGGATCCTTCATATTGTTTGGCTAACTTGATTTGCATTGGATATGGAGGTGATCCAACTTCAGCCCTTCGTGTTACTAGGAGAAGATCTGTAGATCGTAAGAAGAAGCAGACAGAAAAAAATGTTTTCCACTGCTTTGTTTTTGGTCCTAAAAAATCTGGGAAGTCTGCTTTGTTGAATTCATTTATAGGAAG GACTTTCTCAAGCAACTACACTCCAACAAATGATGTACGTTATGTAGCTAATGCTGTTGAACAGATTGGG GGTTCTCAGAAGACCCTTATTTTGCAAGAGATACCAGAAGATGGAGTTAAGAAATTGCTGTCCAATAAGGAATGTTTGGCTGCCTGTGATGTAGCTGTGTTTTTGTATGACAG TTCAGATGAATATTCATGGAAAAGATCTAGAGAATTGCTTCTGGATGTTGCTAGGCGAGGAGAGGAAAGTGGTTATGGAGTGCCTTGCCTACTCATTGCAGCAAAGGATGACTTGGACCCCTTTCCGATGTCTCTGCAAAACTCGGCTAGA GTTACTCAGCAGTTGGGAATGGAAGCTCCAATTCCTGTAGGTGTGAAATTAAGAGATTCCAAAAGTGTATTTTCTAGAATCGTAAGTGCAGCAGAACACCCTCATCTGAGCATTCCTGAGACCGAGAAAGGGAAGAAAAGAAAGCGATATCGCCGGCTTGTTAATAGCTCACTTATGTTTGTTTCAG TTACAGTGGGGGCTGCTGTTGCTGTGGTCGGACTAGCAGCTTATCGTGCCTATGCTGCAAGGAAGAATACTTGA
- the LOC107914565 gene encoding mitochondrial Rho GTPase 2 isoform X4, which produces MPSRSAAGVRTGVRVVVAGDRGTGKSSLISAAASDAFPEYVPAVLPPTRLPSDFYPDGVPVTIVDTSSSMESRIKLIDELKRADAVVLTYACDQPMTLSRLSSFWLPELRKLEIKAPVIVVGCKLDLRDERQPMNLEQVMAPIMQQFREIETCIECSSATLIQVPDVFYYAQKAVLHPTAPLFDQEKQTLKPRCIRALKRIFMLCDHDMDGALSDAELNEFQVKCFNAPLQPAEIVGVKRVVQERIRGGVSDLGLTLEGFLFLHALFIEKGRLETTWAVLRKFGYNDELKLRDDILPVPTKHAPDQTVELTNEAIDFLRGIFRLYDSDNDGSLQPSEFDDIFVTAPESPWTVDPYVDAAERTPQGNLTINGFLSEWALMTTLDPSYCLANLICIGYGGDPTSALRVTRRRSVDRKKKQTEKNVFHCFVFGPKKSGKSALLNSFIGRTFSSNYTPTNDVRYVANAVEQIGGSQKTLILQEIPEDGVKKLLSNKECLAACDVAVFLYDSSDEYSWKRSRELLLDVARRGEESGYGVPCLLIAAKDDLDPFPMSLQNSARVTQQLGMEAPIPVGVKLRDSKSVFSRIVSAAEHPHLSIPETEKGKKRKRYRRLVNSSLMFVSVGAAVAVVGLAAYRAYAARKNT; this is translated from the exons ATGCCTAGTAGATCAGCAGCTGGTGTACGAACCGGCGTGAGAGTCGTCGTTGCCGGCGATCGTGGCACCGGTAAATCCAGCCTCATCTCAGCTGCAGCTTCCGATGCTTTCCCCGAATATGTTCCGGCGGTTCTTCCCCCAACTCGACTCCCCTCTGACTTCTATCCCGATGGCGTCCCCGTTACCATTGTTGACACTTCCTCAAG CATGGAGAGCAGAATAAAGCTTATTGATGAGTTGAAGCGAGCTGATGCCGTGGTTTTAACATATGCTTGTGATCAGCCTATGACACTCAGTCGTCTGAGTAGCTTCTGGCTTCCCGAGCTTCGTAAATTAGAG ATCAAGGCGCCAGTGATTGTTGTTGGGTGTAAACTTGATTTACGAGATGAACGTCAGCCCATGAACTTGGAACAGGTCATGGCACCCATCATGCAGCAGTTCAGGGAGATCGAGACCTGTATAGAATGTTCCTCTGCTACTCTAATtcag GTCCCTGATGTATTCTATTATGCTCAAAAGGCAGTTTTGCATCCAACAGCTCCACTATTTGATCAagagaaacaaactctgaaaccTCGATGTATTAGGGCTTTGAAACGGATATTTATGCTTTGTGACCATGATATGGATGGAGCCCTTAGTGATGCAGAGTTGAATGAgtttcag GTTAAATGTTTTAATGCTCCATTACAACCTGCTGAGATTGTGGGTGTAAAGAGGGTGGTTCAAGAGAGGATAAGAGGAGGAGTAAGCGACCTTGGTCTAACTCTTGAAGGGTTCCTTTTTCTTCATGCTCTTTTTATAGAAAAAGGGCGTCTTGAGACAACTTGGGCTGTCTTGAGGAAGTTTGGATATAATGACGAGTTAAAGCTCAGGGATGATATTCTTCCAGTTCCAACCAAGCATGCCCCTGATCAG ACTGTGGAGCTGACAAATGAAGCTATCGACTTTTTGCGTGGGATCTTCCGATTGTATGACAGTGATAAT GATGGATCTTTGCAACCTTCTGAGTTTGATGATATCTTTGTAACTGCACCAGAAAG TCCATGGACTGTGGATCCTTATGTGGACGCTGCAGAGAGAACACCTCAAggaaatttaactattaatgggTTTTTGTCTGAG TGGGCCTTGATGACAACTCTGGATCCTTCATATTGTTTGGCTAACTTGATTTGCATTGGATATGGAGGTGATCCAACTTCAGCCCTTCGTGTTACTAGGAGAAGATCTGTAGATCGTAAGAAGAAGCAGACAGAAAAAAATGTTTTCCACTGCTTTGTTTTTGGTCCTAAAAAATCTGGGAAGTCTGCTTTGTTGAATTCATTTATAGGAAG GACTTTCTCAAGCAACTACACTCCAACAAATGATGTACGTTATGTAGCTAATGCTGTTGAACAGATTGGG GGTTCTCAGAAGACCCTTATTTTGCAAGAGATACCAGAAGATGGAGTTAAGAAATTGCTGTCCAATAAGGAATGTTTGGCTGCCTGTGATGTAGCTGTGTTTTTGTATGACAG TTCAGATGAATATTCATGGAAAAGATCTAGAGAATTGCTTCTGGATGTTGCTAGGCGAGGAGAGGAAAGTGGTTATGGAGTGCCTTGCCTACTCATTGCAGCAAAGGATGACTTGGACCCCTTTCCGATGTCTCTGCAAAACTCGGCTAGA GTTACTCAGCAGTTGGGAATGGAAGCTCCAATTCCTGTAGGTGTGAAATTAAGAGATTCCAAAAGTGTATTTTCTAGAATCGTAAGTGCAGCAGAACACCCTCATCTGAGCATTCCTGAGACCGAGAAAGGGAAGAAAAGAAAGCGATATCGCCGGCTTGTTAATAGCTCACTTATGTTTGTTTCAG TGGGGGCTGCTGTTGCTGTGGTCGGACTAGCAGCTTATCGTGCCTATGCTGCAAGGAAGAATACTTGA